From a single Stomoxys calcitrans chromosome 4, idStoCalc2.1, whole genome shotgun sequence genomic region:
- the LOC106092154 gene encoding uncharacterized protein LOC106092154, whose product MKPLTFCFVCLAALVVNANSKAVPEEAKVSHHVQKSDSPKKSEPIEWIPIPLGSDWKGDLLDPDMKKVESSKKAELIDWIPVPLGSDWKGNLLDPDMKKVESPKKSEPVEWIPVPIGSDWKGDLLDPDMKKVESSKKSEIIDWIPVPLGSDWKGNLLDPDMKKVESPKKPEPIEWIPDPLGSDWKGDLLDPDMKKVESPKKSEPIEWIPVPLGSDWKGDLLDPDMKRVESSKKTELIGWIPVPLGSDWKSDLLDPDMKKVESSKKSEPIEWIPVPLGSDWKGDLLDPDMKKVESPKKSEPIEWIPVPLGSDWKGDLLDPDMKKVESSKKPELIDWIPVPLGSDWKGDLLDPDMKKVESSKKPELIDWIPIPLGSDWKGDLLDPDMKKVESTKKSELIDWIPVPLGSDWKGNLLDPNMKKVESPKKSEPVEWIPVPLGSDWKGDLLDPDMKKIESTKKSELIDWIPLPLGGDWKGNLLDPHMKKVESSKKSEPIEWIPVPLGSDWKGDLLDPDMKKVETSKKSEPIEWIPVPLGNDWKGDLLDPDMKKVESSKKSEPIEWIPVPLGNDWKGDLLDPDMKKVESAKNPEPIEWIPSPLGDDWLDYLLGHYEQKSESSK is encoded by the exons ATGAAGCCTCTAACATTTTGCTTCGTTTGCCTTGCGGCTCTCGTT GTAAATGCCAATTCAAAAGCTGTGCCAGAAGAAGCTAAAGTAAGCCATCATGTACAAAAATCAGATTCCCCCAAAAAATCCGAACCTATTGAATGGATCCCAATTCCCCTCGGTAGCGATTGGAAAGGTGATTTGCTTGATCCTGATATGAAGAAGGTAGAATCGTCGAAAAAAGCTGAACTCATTGATTGGATCCCAGTTCCTCTTGGAAGCGATTGGAAAGGGAATTTACTTGATCCTGATATGAAGAAGGTTGAATCCCCCAAAAAATCCGAACCTGTTGAATGGATCCCAGTTCCTATTGGAAGCGATTGGAAAGGTGATTTGCTTGATCCCGATATGAAGAAGGTAGAATCCTCGAAAAAATCTGAAATAATTGATTGGATCCCAGTTCCTCTTGGAAGTGATTGGAAAGGTAATTTGCTTGATCCTGATATGAAGAAGGTGGAATCCCCTAAAAAACCCGAACCTATTGAATGGATCCCAGATCCCCTCGGTAGCGATTGGAAAGGTGATTTGCTTGATCCCGATATGAAAAAGGTAGAATCCCCTAAAAAATCCGAACCTATAGAATGGATTCCAGTTCCCCTCGGTAGCGATTGGAAAGGTGATTTACTTGATCCCGATATGAAGAGGGTAGAATCCTCGAAAAAAACAGAACTCATTGGTTGGATCCCAGTTCCTCTTGGAAGCGATTGGAAAAGTGATTTGCTTGATCCTGATATGAAGAAGGTAGAATCCTCGAAAAAATCCGAACCTATTGAATGGATCCCAGTTCCCCTCGGTAGCGATTGGAAAGGTGATTTGCTTGATCCCGATATGAAAAAGGTAGAATCCCCTAAAAAATCCGAACCTATAGAATGGATTCCAGTTCCCCTCGGTAGCGATTGGAAAGGTGATTTACTTGATCCTGATATGAAGAAGGTAGAATCCTCGAAAAAACCAGAACTCATTGATTGGATCCCAGTTCCTCTTGGAAGCGATTGGAAAGGTGATTTGCTTGATCCTGATATGAAGAAGGTAGAATCCTCGAAAAAACCTGAACTCATTGATTGGATCCCAATTCCTCTTGGAAGCGATTGGAAAGGTGATTTGCTTGATCCCGACATGAAGAAGGTAGAATCCACGAAAAAATCTGAACTCATTGATTGGATCCCAGTTCCTCTTGGAAGCGATTGGAAAGGAAATTTGCTTGATCCTAATATGAAAAAGGTGGAATCCCCCAAAAAATCCGAACCTGTTGAATGGATCCCAGTTCCCCTCGGTAGCGATTGGAAAGGTGATTTGCTTGATCCCGACATGAAGAAGATAGAATCCACGAAAAAATCTGAACTCATTGATTGGATCCCACTTCCTCTTGGAGGCGATTGGAAAGGAAATTTGCTTGATCCTCATATGAAGAAGGTGGAATCCTCCAAAAAATCCGAACCTATTGAATGGATCCCAGTTCCTCTCGGTAGCGATTGGAAAGGTGATTTGCTTGATCCTGATATGAAGAAGGTAGAAACCTCCAAAAAATCCGAACCTATTGAATGGATCCCAGTTCCCCTCGGAAACGATTGGAAAGGTGATTTGCTTGATCCTGATATGAAGAAGGTGGAATCCTCCAAAAAATCCGAACCTATTGAATGGATCCCAGTTCCCCTCGGAAACGATTGGAAAGGTGATTTGCTTGATCCCGATATGAAGAAGGTGGAATCCGCCAAAAACCCGGAACCTATTGAATGGATCCCAAGTCCCTTAGGGGACGATTGGTTAGATTATTTGCTGGGCCATTATGAACAAAAATCAGAATCCTCTAAGTAA
- the LOC106092147 gene encoding uncharacterized protein LOC106092147 encodes MKVSVLISLLGVCFMAFIVHCEPIYQLPSHVSAFAESEVVPHVLPTRVPEYDETEMLPEEPPARVPEFAETEMLVEDPLPPRPRMPQIDETVHEAVNELMDMVGQMIHFMVKIGFEGGQATITASNQLPNNLENPESVENLDSSFDRSPDFDHLLSQDLDSDALPPIQPRSIFNPLWWLLRSIFRTLRGINCTIKAVVKIRDSTELMLANFHKCGAEASKKVEAVVDSAEKVLNISNEIVHINSEVCGNPNYSSEYVDGNYKMTATCFKQLRSKVISLNSQIRTTVNLIRKVSIDAGECVTTTFLEYRKSIINFPSFIKECSKFN; translated from the exons ATGAAGGTCTCTGTGCTAATTTCGCTCTTAGGCGTCTGCTTTATGGCTTTCATC GTACACTGCGAACCTATCTATCAACTTCCTTCCCATGTTTCTGCATTCGCTGAAAGCGAAGTGGTCCCCCATGTTCTTCCAACCCGAGTTCCTGAATATGATGAAACCGAAATGCTACCCGAAGAGCCTCCAGCACGTGTCCCTGAATTCGCCGAAACCGAAATGCTTGTCGAGGACCCCTTACCTCCACGTCCTCGTATGCCGCAAATAGACGAAACTGTTCATGAAGCTGTAAATGAATTAATGGACATGGTTGGACAAATGATTCATTTCATG GTCAAAATAGGCTTTGAGGGAGGACAAGCGACGATTACTGCTTCAAACCAACTACCCAATAATCTCGAGAACCCTGAAAGTGTGGAAAATTTGGACTCTTCATTTGATAGAAGTCCCGATTTCGATCATTTATTATCCCAAGATCTCGATAGTGACGCGCTCCCTCCAATTCAACCACGTTCCATTTTCAATCCCTTGTGGTGGTTGTTGCGATCTATTTTCAGAACCTTGCGCGGCATTAATTGTACAATTAAAGCTGTTGTCAAAATAAGAGACAGCACTGAACTAATGTTGGCCAACTTCCATAAGTGTGGAGCTGAAGCCAGCAAAAAAGTTGAAGCTGTTGTGGATTCGGCGGAAAAAGTTCTGAACATCTCCAACGAAATCGTCCATATCAATAGCGAAGTCTGCGGAAATCCTAATTATTCAAGCGAATATGTGGATGGCAATTACAAGATGACCGCAACTTGTTTCAAACAATTGCGCAGTAAAGTTATAAGCTTAAATAGTCAAATACGAACCACTGTTAATTTAATTCGAAAGGTGTCCATCGATGCTGGAGAATGTGTGACCACTACTTTCTTAGAATACCGCAAATCAATTATTAACTTCCCCTCCTTTATTAAGGAATGCTcaaagtttaattaa